From the genome of Leishmania donovani BPK282A1 complete genome, chromosome 10, one region includes:
- a CDS encoding phosphate-Repressible Phosphate Permease-like protein: MANVNPYLWIVIVGGFVSFLTGAGVGMNDLANAFGTTYGARILTLTQIVIVASVCEFGGAVTLGGEVTSTISSGVADPKDFAKQPYVFMYGMLCACGAAFCWLAIATWLRLPVSSTHSICGGVIGFALVYGGGGAVSWAKRKDDFPFFSGVAPIVASWFISPVLTGAVSAIIYSLVRFLVLRPKNCVKRAMYTLPVVVAIAFFLESFFVLFKGASKRLKWSVGKAAWVAACIGAGAGVLSCAFIPLLKRLVARDEAHAFAASDERPSTTEGSTQRKPLNNEDVHKAREVTGDVVSQSEASDSEQSEERQVTGASGLQVQQYEWRAERVFRYLQVFTAICASFAHGASDVSNAVGPLAAIYQVYQTGGVEKSSSVPIWVLCLGGAGLVLGLSTFGIRLMRLMGEDLTVITPSRGFSAELSAALVVSFASGYGIPVSSTHCITGGVIAVSIVDVGFLNIRWLMVLKMYGGWVFTLVITAIISAMFFAQGASAPAM, from the coding sequence ATGGCGAATGTCAACCCCTATTTGTGGATCGTCATCGTGGGCGGCTTCGTTTCGTTcctcaccggcgccggtgtggGCATGAACGATTTGGCCAACGCCTTTGGTACCACGTATGGTGCGCGCATTCTCACCCTCACGCAGATTGTCATCGTAGCCTCTGTTTGCGAATTTGGCGGTGCGGTGACGCTCGGTGGTGAGGTGACGTCGACCATCTCCAGTGGGGTTGCCGACCCCAAGGATTTCGCGAAACAGCCATATGTCTTCATGTACGGTATGCTTTGCGCCTGTGGCGCCGCCTTCTGCTGGCTGGCGATTGCCACGTGGCTGCGTCTTCCCGTGTCGTCGACACACAGCATCTGCGGTGGCGTGATCGGCTTCGCGCTGGTctacggcggcggtggtgcggtgagctgggcgaagaggaaggacGACTTCCCGTTCTTCAGCGGTGTGGCCCCGATTGTCGCCTCCTGGTTCATTTCGCCTGTGCTCACCGGCGCTGTATCGGCTATCATCTACAGCCTGGTTCGCTTCCTCGTGCTTCGCCCTAAGAACTGTGTGAAGCGCGCGATGTACACCCTGCCCGTTGTTGTGGCCATTGCCTTCTTCCTGGAGTCTTTCTTCGTGCTCTTCAAGGGCGCGTCGAAGCGCCTCAAGTGGTCGGTGGGCAAAGCTGCCTGGGTGGCTGCGTGCattggcgccggcgctggcgtgctcTCGTGCGCCTTCATTCCCCTTCTGAAGCGCTTGGTTGCTCGTGACGAGGCGCATGCCTTCGCTGCGTCTGACGAGCGTCCGAGCACGACGGAGGGATCAACTCAGCGCAAACCGCTCAACAACGAGGACGTGCACAAGGCTCGTGAGGTCACTGGCGACGTTGTTAGCCAATCGGAGGCCTCCGACTCAGAGCAATCGGAGGAGCGCCAGGTCACTGGTGCCAGCGGCCTTCAGGTCCAGCAGTACGAATGGCGTGCCGAGCGCGTGTTTCGCTACCTGCAGGTGTTCACCGCCATCTGCGCCTCCTTTGCCCACGGCGCGAGCGATGTCAGTAACGCCGTCGGCCCGCTTGCCGCCATCTACCAGGTGTACCAGACGGGCGGTGTGGAGAAGAGCTCCTCTGTTCCGATCTGGGTGCTGTGCCTCGGTGGTGCCGGTCTCGTTTTGGGTCTCTCCACCTTCGGTATCCGGCTGATGCGTCTGATGGGTGAGGATCTGACCGTCATCACTCCGAGCCGCGGCTTCTCTGCGGAGCTGTCGGCCGCGCTCGTCGTGTCGTTCGCCTCCGGCTATGGCATTCCCGTCTCGTCCACTCACTGCATCACTGGTGGTGTCATCGCCGTCAGCATCGTCGATGTTGGCTTCCTGAACATCCGCTGGCTCATGGTGCTGAAGATGTACGGTGGCTGGGTGTTTACTCTCGTGATCACCGCCATTATCTCGGCCATGTTCTTTGCCCAGGGTGCTAGCGCCCCTGCCATGTAG
- a CDS encoding pteridine transporter, putative, with the protein MTVGQQTGNVASGADVPYASPPQEQLTEEGKGYVHPDTAALFDASPFMRYIPIFGTAVVPFGPKCVMSLGIVYILSKGLARTLLNSSRYAMFMKKYGVTTAVYQRISGIGSLGFSIKPLTAILSDTFAFFGYTKRWYMALSCIAGAVCAIVYGVLPFKPSSAGIAGAMIFISVFCIANIDVLSEGHYSRLIKRHPIPGADLISWIWALIMVGAILASAIQGPLSDSGRPTIGIFLSAGLQAFCVFFFIFNWYGEKKNLIERKEDYIFLLKQEAQMQETDSEPIKEGVGVHDITMGKSKTKPTVLYHEPSLQNSNTELVNFGELDDDVAEYDFVETRCMCGIFGVNKEIVSRNISVAVYGVIMTAGVIALTVLNIMGTTYQLLYGCVGISVILCATGFLCIPMTIMKANFFGWFQQVSYILISGGTDNFYMSDS; encoded by the coding sequence ATGACCGTTGGTCAGCAGACCGGAAACGttgccagcggcgctgacgtGCCTTACGCATCGCCGCCCCAGGAGCAGCTGACGGAGGAGGGCAAGGGCTACGTGCACCCGGACACCGCCGCGCTCTTCGACGCTTCCCCGTTCATGCGCTACATCCCCATCTTTGGAACAGCAGTGGTGCCGTTTGGGCCGAAGTGTGTGATGTCACTTGGCATCGTGTACATTCTCAGCAAAGGTCTGGCGAGGACGCTGCTCAACTCTTCCAGGTACGCCATGTTCATGAAGAAGTACGGCGTCACCACGGCGGTGTACCAGCGCATCTCCGGCATTGGCTCCTTGGGCTTCTCCATCAAGCCGCTGACAGCCATCTTGAGTGACACGTTCGCCTTCTTCGGCTACACGAAGCGGTGGTACATGGCCTTGTCATGTATTGCCGGTGCGGTGTGCGCTATCGTGTACGGCGTTCTGCCGTTCAAGCCGTCGAGCGCTGGCATCGCGGGTGCTATGATTTTCATCTCGGTCTTCTGTATTGCAAACATCGATGTGCTGTCAGAGGGTCACTACAGTCGCCTTATCAAGCGCCACCCCATTCCTGGTGCCGACCTGATCTCGTGGATCTGGGCGCTTATCATGGTGGGTGCGATCCTCGCGTCGGCCATTCAAGGGCCGCTTTCCGACTCGGGCCGCCCCACCATCGGCATCTTCCTCTCCGCAGGCCTGCAGGCCTTctgcgttttctttttcatcTTCAACTGGTATGGCGAGAAGAAGAACCTGATCGAACGCAAGGAGGACTACATCTTTTTGCTGAAACAGGAGGCTCAGATGCAGGAGACGGACTCGGAGCCGATCAAGGAGGGCGTGGGGGTGCACGACATCACCATGGGCAAGAGCAAGACGAAGCCTACCGTGCTGTATCACGAGCCCTCCCTGCAGAACAGCAACACGGAGCTGGTGAACTTTGGCGAGCTTGACGATGACGTGGCCGAGTACGACTTTGTCGAGACACGTTGCATGTGCGGCATCTTTGGAGTGAACAAGGAGATCGTCTCTCGCAACATCTCTGTTGCCGTCTACGGCGTCATCATGACGGCTGGCGTCATTGCGCTGACGGTGCTTAACATCATGGGTACAACCTACCAGCTGCTCTACGGCTGCGTCGGCATCTCGGTTATCCTGTGCGCGACCGGCTTCCTCTGCATCCCTATGACGATCATGAAGGCCAACTTCTTCGGGTGGTTCCAGCAGGTGTCCTACATCCTCATCTCCGGCGGGACGGACAACTTCTACATGTCGGATTCC
- a CDS encoding fatty acid desaturase, putative codes for MKSVLKAGREKDVDVVVPPKELTIKQIQDQIPAKYFERSAVWGMCYVFRDIFQVLALYFIMYRAVMPVLSAFGGIVYGVAGANIVSWTVVGAVKFAAWTVFGIAQGLNGFAIFVLAHECGHQAFSSYRLLNNAVGLLLDSAILVPYHSWRISHGSHHKHTNHLTKDTVFVPRKEQRVIDLVEETPLVMLWNMLVIFTFGWPAYLIANIASQDYGRRTNHFEPSSPLFNKDDGPDIVLSNIGIVAALFILGLCTYQYGAYNVFCWYVVPYLWTNFWLLYVTYLQHSDLRIPHYTHAHWTFVRGAIATVDRDYGFIINEWLHYINNSHVVHHLFSQMPFYHAIEVTRHHIKDIIGDAYVTDSRSLVEMLCETWRECRYVIPSEGISVFYSFTGKGA; via the coding sequence ATGAAATCCGTGCTCAAGGCGGGGCGCGAGAAGGACGTGgacgtggtggtgccgccgaAGGAGCTTACCATCAAGCAGATCCAGGACCAAATCCCCGCCAAGTACTTTGAGCGCTCGGCGGTGTGGGGCATGTGCTACGTCTTCCGCGACATCTTTCAGGTCCTGGCGCTGTACTTCATCATGTATCGCGCAGTGATGCCGGTGCTTTCTGCATTCGGGGGCATTGTGTATGGTGTGGCTGGCGCGAACATCGTCAGCTGGaccgtcgtcggcgccgtgaAGTTTGCGGCGTGGACCGTGTTCGGGATAGCACAGGGCCTCAACGGTTTCGCTATTTTTGTGCTCGCACACGAGTGCGGTCACCAGGCCTTCAGCTCGTACCGCTTGCTGAACAACGCCGTCGGCCTGCTGCTCGACTCCGCCATCCTCGTCCCGTACCACAGCTGGCGCATCAGCCATGGCAGCCAccacaagcacacaaacCACCTCACCAAGGACACGGTGTTTGTACCACGCAAGGAGCAGCGTGTGATCGACCTGGTCGAGGAGACGCCGCTGGTGATGCTCTGGAATATGCTTGTCATCTTCACGTTTGGCTGGCCAGCGTACCTCATAGCCAACATCGCGAGTCAAGACTACGGTCGCCGCACCAACCATTTCGAGCCTTCGTCACCGCTCTTCAACAAGGACGACGGGCCTGACATCGTGCTCTCCAACATCGGCATCGTGGCTGCGCTCTTTATCTTGGGTCTCTGCACCTACCAGTACGGCGCCTACAACGTCTTTTGCTGGTACGTCGTGCCGTACCTTTGGACAAATTTCTGGCTGCTCTACGTCACCTACCTCCAGCACTCTGACTTGCGCATCCCGCActacacgcatgcgcactgGACGTTTGtgcgcggcgccatcgccaccgtcgaCCGCGACTACGGCTTCATCATCAATGAGTGGCTGCACTACATCAACAACTCCCACGTTGTGCACCACCTCTTTAGCCAGATGCCCTTCTACCACGCGATCGAGGTGACGCGCCACCACATCAAGGACATCATCGGCGACGCCTACGTCACGGACAGTCGCTCCCTTGTCGAGATGCTCTGCGAGAC